Genomic segment of Synechococcus sp. A18-25c:
CCGGGGTTGATGGGTTCTCGTGATGAACCTCAGTTGCCGGCAGAGGCGAAGTCGGGATAAGCCTCCATGCCGTGCTCGCCGATGTCGAGTCCATTGAGCTCCTCTTCTTCGGTGACACGAATGCCTCCAAACAGAGCGCCAATGATGCTCCACGCAATCCAGCAGGTGATCAGCGTCCAGATGGCGTAAGCAGCACAACCGACGGCTTGGATACCGAGCTGGCTGATGCCACCACCGTTGAACAGGCCCAGGCCGGCTGCGCCGGGATCCATACCGTCAACGCCCCAAAGGCCGATCACCAGGGTGCCCCAGACACCGCACACACCGTGCACGGAGAAAGCACCAACGGGATCGTCAATGCCGGAGGCATCCAGAGCGGCCACTGCAAACACAACGATCACGCCGCCCACAGCACCAGCGACCCAGGAACCGACAAGAGTCATGTTTCCGCAACCTGCGGTGATGCTCACCAAACCGGCCAGGATGCCGTTGATGATCATTGTCAGATCAGGCTTTCCGGAGGTGATGGTGGAAACGATGGTGGCAGCGATGGCGCCACCTGCAGCGGCCAAAGTGGTGGTAACAGCCACGTAAGGCACGTACTGGTCCATGGCGAGCTCGGAACCGGGGTTAAAGCCATACCAGCCAATCCACAGGATCAGAGCACCCAGGGTGGCGATCGCCATGTTGTGACCAGGAATGGCTTGGGTGGTGCCATTCACATACTTGCCAATCCGGGGGCCAAGAAGCATGGCGCCAACCAGGCCAGCCCATGCGCCGACAGAGTGAACGATGGACGAGCCGGCAAAGTCGATGAAACCGAGTTCGCTCAACCAACCACCATTCCATTGCCAGGAGCCGGAGATCGGATAGATGAAAGCGGTGAGGACGAGTGCAAAGATTACGAACTCACCGAACTTGACACGTTCAGCCACCAGACCGGAAACGATGGTTGCTGCGGTGCCAGCGAAGGCAGCCTGGAAGAGGAAATCAACCGTTGGAACGAGAGCGCCATCGGTGATCATCTCGGCGGTGACAGCTGGATCAAAGAACAGACCCTTGAAGAAGAACCAGCCGTTGTCGCCGTTGCCGTACATCAGCGAGTAGCCGATGAACCAGTAGGCCGTCACGGCCAGGGCAAATACAAAAAGGTTTTTGGCGAGGATGTTGACTGCGTTTTTCTGACGGCACATCCCTGCT
This window contains:
- a CDS encoding ammonium transporter, with protein sequence MTTALHSPFRRSKSRLQEASLLNGPMLLLKSIRGFRTNRSLTWLACVPVALMGLGLFNLTVHAAELPELNAVFLANNLWLFIATILVIFMNAGFAMVEAGMCRQKNAVNILAKNLFVFALAVTAYWFIGYSLMYGNGDNGWFFFKGLFFDPAVTAEMITDGALVPTVDFLFQAAFAGTAATIVSGLVAERVKFGEFVIFALVLTAFIYPISGSWQWNGGWLSELGFIDFAGSSIVHSVGAWAGLVGAMLLGPRIGKYVNGTTQAIPGHNMAIATLGALILWIGWYGFNPGSELAMDQYVPYVAVTTTLAAAGGAIAATIVSTITSGKPDLTMIINGILAGLVSITAGCGNMTLVGSWVAGAVGGVIVVFAVAALDASGIDDPVGAFSVHGVCGVWGTLVIGLWGVDGMDPGAAGLGLFNGGGISQLGIQAVGCAAYAIWTLITCWIAWSIIGALFGGIRVTEEEELNGLDIGEHGMEAYPDFASAGN